A region of Sphingomonas sp. DNA encodes the following proteins:
- the rsmH gene encoding 16S rRNA (cytosine(1402)-N(4))-methyltransferase RsmH: protein MSPAAASHIPVLLGEVLDALAIAPGETHVDGTFGAGGYTRAILDKGAARVIAFDRDPDAIREGEALAAASGARLTLVPERFSRMRQALADRGVAAVDGVTLDIGVSSMQIDRAERGFSFQADGPLDMRMGGEGQSAADFVNEADEGEIADVLFTYGEERQSRRVARAIVAARPIARTGELADVVRKALGHHAGMKKDPATRTFQALRIHVNEELKELEGGLAAAEQVLKPGGRLAVVTFHSLEDRIVKRFLKVRSGALPAGSRHLPAAANEAPAPTFEGVARAVRPGAAETEANPRARSATLRAARRTSAPSWASTSIGKEPPK from the coding sequence ATGAGCCCCGCCGCCGCGTCCCACATTCCCGTCCTGCTCGGCGAAGTCCTCGACGCGCTCGCCATCGCCCCCGGCGAGACGCATGTCGACGGCACGTTCGGCGCGGGCGGCTATACGCGCGCCATCCTGGACAAGGGAGCGGCCCGCGTCATCGCCTTCGATCGCGATCCCGACGCGATACGGGAAGGCGAGGCGCTGGCCGCTGCGAGCGGGGCGCGCCTGACGCTGGTGCCGGAACGTTTCTCCCGGATGCGTCAGGCGCTGGCCGACAGGGGCGTGGCGGCGGTGGACGGCGTGACGCTCGACATCGGCGTCTCCTCGATGCAGATCGACCGCGCCGAGCGCGGCTTCTCCTTCCAGGCCGACGGCCCGCTCGACATGCGGATGGGCGGCGAGGGCCAGAGCGCGGCGGATTTCGTGAACGAGGCCGACGAAGGCGAGATCGCGGATGTCCTGTTCACCTATGGCGAGGAGCGCCAGTCGCGCCGGGTGGCGCGGGCGATCGTCGCGGCGCGGCCGATCGCGCGGACCGGCGAGCTCGCGGACGTGGTGCGCAAGGCGCTCGGCCATCATGCGGGCATGAAGAAGGACCCGGCGACCCGGACCTTCCAGGCGCTGCGTATCCATGTGAACGAGGAGCTCAAGGAACTCGAGGGCGGGCTGGCGGCCGCGGAACAGGTATTGAAGCCGGGCGGCCGCCTCGCCGTCGTCACCTTCCATTCCCTCGAAGACCGGATCGTGAAGCGGTTCCTGAAGGTTCGCAGCGGCGCGCTGCCGGCCGGATCGCGTCATCTCCCCGCCGCCGCGAACGAAGCGCCGGCGCCGACCTTCGAGGGCGTGGCCCGGGCGGTGCGCCCCGGCGCCGCCGAAACCGAAGCCAATCCCCGCGCCCGTTCGGCGACCCTGCGCGCCGCGCGCCGCACCTCCGCCCCGTCATGGGCCAGTACGAGTATCGGGAAGGAACCGCCGAAATGA
- a CDS encoding division/cell wall cluster transcriptional repressor MraZ: MEIEHLFNGSALNAVDAKGRLSVPAFVRAVIERRSDAKVIILGTHEVDACLTGYDRNYARILYNENERRRLVEEGADPKAHFSRARRTFGVTEEAPYDTSGRIVLPPMMRRRSGIEDLALFVGVGGTFEIWHPRRALESGDAELRALAEYRLEEKGISL, from the coding sequence GTGGAAATCGAGCATCTCTTCAACGGAAGCGCGCTCAACGCGGTGGACGCCAAGGGGCGTCTGTCCGTGCCCGCCTTCGTCCGCGCGGTAATCGAGCGGCGCTCCGACGCCAAGGTGATCATCCTGGGCACCCACGAGGTCGATGCCTGCCTGACCGGCTATGACCGCAATTACGCCCGCATCCTCTACAACGAGAACGAGCGCCGCCGCCTTGTCGAGGAAGGCGCCGACCCCAAGGCGCATTTCTCCCGCGCGCGTCGCACCTTCGGCGTCACCGAAGAGGCCCCTTACGACACGTCCGGCCGCATCGTCCTGCCCCCGATGATGCGCCGCCGGAGCGGAATCGAGGATTTGGCCCTGTTCGTCGGCGTCGGCGGCACGTTCGAAATCTGGCATCCGCGCCGCGCGCTGGAGAGCGGCGATGCGGAGCTGCGCGCGCTCGCCGAATACCGGCTGGAAGAGAAGGGGATCTCGCTATGA